TAGGATTACatctttttgattattgAAAAACCGAAAAGCCATGAAGTAGGATCTATGACTGTATTTGCGCTATTTACCTTAAAACATCCAAccgttcttgttcttgttctagTTCTAGTTCTAGTTCTAGttcgtttcttttcattttagatttttcttaattttgtaaattttttgCGCATCAGTGCATGAAGCTTAATTGGCATCCATCGCGCATCTTccaatatatgtatatatagataaatgaatataaaaatatataaatctAGCTGTATACATTTTATGTCATTGTCACCATAGTAGAGTATCACCGTTTCATAAAAGGCATACAAAGATATACGAATATATGTTGAGGATACAGCGAGCCATGTCATCTTCAACTACTGTACCTAAtacttttgcaaccaaGCTTTTGAAAGTAAAGCCAGAGTCCATACATTTTGACTTGAAGAACAATGGCGATTCCCAGGTTCCCAGAATCACAGATGATGAAACTGAAGCGAATATCAAATTAGCTGCAAAGGAGCTTCTTACCACTAATAATGCGATTGGTTTCCCTACTGAGACTGTTTATGGTCTTGCAGGTTCAGCGTTATCAGACGAGTCTGTGAAATCCATCTATCGAGCGAAGCAACGACCAGCAGATAATCCGCTTATTATTCATGTCTCCTCATTGTCCCAATTACAAAGAAAGCTACTACCTGCCAACTATGAGATTCCCAAAATCTATCATAACCTTATTGAGCATTTCTGGCCGGGTCCATTAACCATTCTTTTACCCAACAATAgtagcaacagcaacagcaacagcagcagcaacagcaacagcaacagcaacagcaatagcagcagcaatagcagtagcagcagcaataacAAGTCTCCCATCTCATCATATGTAACAGCTAACCAAGATACATTTGCTGTACGAATGCCTGCCCATCCAGTAGCAAGGGCCCTTATTGCCATTTCTGATTTACCACTTGCAGCTCCCTCAGCCAACTCCTCGACTAAACCCAGCCCGACTTTAGCGCAACATGTGATGCATGACTTGGGCGGGAAGATACCTATTGTTTTAGATGGGGGTGCTTGTGATGTGGGTGTCGAGTCTACCGTAGTAGATGGGTTGAGTGACCCGCCTATGCTTTTAAGGCCTGGTGGTGTTTCTCTCGAGGAGTTGAAACGGGTTGGAGGGGAAGAGTGGAAGAATGTGAGAGTTGCAAAACGCACCGCTGGAGCGGACGAGCTGGTAAAGACTCCAGGAATGAAATATAAACATTATTCACCTGATGCTAAAgtagttttgtttgttaacTGTGGAGATGGAGAAGATGCTATTGCAAAGTATTTAAAAGCAAATAGAGTGAGTGTTGACGGAGTGGAAGTAGGGGCAAGAGGTGATTTAAGAGATTCAAAAGATTCAAAACAGGAAGGTCAAGGTCAGAAACATCTAATTTCGGCTAATGCAGATACGCCAAAGGTTGCGCTTCTTAAAAGTAGACATTTTAGGGACTATAAAGGTATAGACGTTGTAAGAGATTTGGGATCAGCTGGTGATGATATTGCAAGAAATTTATTTAAGTATTTGAGAGAAGTTGATGAGGATGAGAAAGTcgatttgattttgattgaAGGGGTAGAAGAAGTCGATGAGGGACTTGCAATTATGAACAGACTCAAGAAGGCGGCATTTGAGGTAATAGAAGGTTgatcaaatcaaatcaaaccaAAGCCAAACATATTATAGATGTAGGTGGGTAATGGGATAGAATAATTGCAAAGTAGTAAACTAGTATAGATGCCAGAGTTTATTGTTGTCGGTGAAGACTTTCCTAATCTAGTAATCAATACAATACCATTTCGTCTGTGTCCTTCCTTCTGCATGGACGGCATCCTTCCTTTTCCGCATAATACCACCACCGCCACCCAccagttaaaaaaaaaaaataaaatgaaaaagaaagaaagaaaagagtcAAAACATCAAtccaaataaataaaaaaaaaaaaaaataaaaataaaaaataaaaataaaaataaaaataaaagatgaaaatgaaaatagaaataaaaattgaacAATAGGGGCGCtacctcttctttttttcactcCCCCCTCTCTGCTCTCTGCTTCCCATCTCCCCAAGGCTTATGAGCACAGTGCAAAATATAATGATTAGTAAGATTTGGAATAAGATGGGCAAGGAACTACAAACAATGTTAAAGAAAGGATGGTGAGATCTAACAACTGAGTTTAAATGTATCTGTACatattgcttttttttttcattcaccCCTAATATTACACTGTTATCTATTGATATAAGAAgaatgtttcttttttcttctttttttttttttaagaatGGTTTCTATCTCCAATGCTGTTGTTCTTATCTTCGCCATCCATATTAGTGCACCTTGTAATGCTGATGAGCACACGTCAtagtctttttctttttaatttttttttaatttttttttttttcatcttttatttaaataaatttttttctctacatctctctttctcaGTCAAATGTCCCCCGACGCTCATTCCGCTATCATAATagtatacatgtatatatgcTTCATcaccttcatcttctttatcttcttcctcttcttctgcttttttattttttgcttattgttttctttcgcTGATGGTTCTGTGTTTCTTCGACAAGTTAAAAGAGTaataaaatttgaaatagcAGCGAAAGACTCGCGTTGACTTCTTGAGACTCACGCTCGCGCGGACATCTCTCTACTGGAAACATAATATTTTCCGTCCATTTCATTTCACAAgtttattttgtattttttttttatcctttttttttctctttttcttttttttttttttctttttcttttttctttctattatttctttttaatttttaatttttttcaagcaaagagaaaaaactcacacactcactcattcactcacacacactctctctctttcaaaTCAATTGAACCAACTTCCATTTGCAACACTTTTCAAATAATATCAGTCAAAGAGAGTAAATTCAACGCCAGTATTATACCACAACCTTCATTTAATCAAGAGAACGCACATCGATTGACTTCATTGACATCTTAGTATTTCGTATCTCCAGGTTAACATATACACCCAACAACCCACTCAACCACCCCACACCCACACCCTCGCGCGTGTCATCTTTGTAAAAAATGTCCAGCAACCCGTATGACATCAGCCCCGACCAAGTGAAACTCCCAAACCGGGCTAATGTTCCATCACTCAAGTTCTGCTCAAAGACTATTGAAGAGACAGAAACTGAACTCAATACAGATGCCAAATTGGGATTGCCTGCACAGGAAATTATCAACCGACGCACCATTTATGGTGTCAACGAGTTATCCCACAAGGATGAAGAAAGTTTACtattcaaatttttctcctctttttATCAAGACCCGTTGATTTTGCTTCTTATTGGATCCTCGGTGATTAGTTTCATCATGGGCCAGACCGATGATGGTATCTCCATCTTCCTTGCCATTGTCATTGTTGTCACTGTTGGTTTTGTCCAGGAGTATAGATCTGAAAAGTCGTTGGAAGCATTGAACAAGTTAGTCCCCGCCGAGGCACATCTCACAAGAAACGGTAACTCAACCACTGTTCTCGCCTCCACTTTAGTACCCGGAGATGTAGTTTACTTCTCAACTGGTGATAGAATACCAGCTGATGTTCGTTTAACCAATGCAGTCTACCTAACCATAGATGAAAGTAACTTGACCGGTGAAAATAGACCAGTACAAAAGAATACTGATCCAGTTACTATGAAGGACCCCCCAGTCACAGAGAGAACCGATATAGCCTTTATGGGTACTTTGGTACGCGAAGGACACGGGAgtggtattgttgttggaaTTGGTACACAAACTGTTTTTGGGACTGTTTTTGAAATGATGAGTGAGATTGAAAAACCAAAGACACCTTTGCAACAGGCAATGGATAAATTAGGTAAGGACTTGAGTATATTTAGTTTTGCCATCATTGGTATAATTTGTTTAATTGGAATCTTCCAGGGAAGATCATGGTTGGATATGTTTCAGATTTCAGTATCTTTGGCAGTAGCTGCGATTCCCGAAGGTCTACCAATCATTGTTACTGTCACCTTGGCATTGGGAGTATTGCGCTTGGCCAAACAAAAGGCGATTGTAAAGAGATTGCCAAGTGTCGAAACCTTGGGATCAGTTAATGTTATTTGCTCGGATAAGACGGGCACATTAACTCAAAACCACATGACGGTTACCAAAATATGGACCACTGACTTCAAAGGCAGTTTCAACTCACCCTTTTTAGTGGTTGAGAAATTGGACGATAACACATTACACCACCAATTGACTGCAAACATGCGCAAAGTGCTTCATTGTGGTAATATTTGTAACAACTCCAAGTATTCGGCGGCAAATGAACGGTATGTTGGTAACCCAAGCGACATTGCCTTGCTTGAATGTCTTCCTCATTTCGGATTGGAAGACATTCGAGGGCAAACAGAGAGGATGAATGAGTTGCCATTCTCATCCACAAGAAAGTACATGGCCATTAGTGTTCATACTGGTGACAGAGCCAAGGCAGATACGTATGCTAAAGGTGCAACGGAGAAACTACTCAAACATTGTAACAGATACTACGACTCTAACGGGCACGTACAACCGATTACTCCTGACTTTATGGAAACCGTGCATGAGAAATCTAAGTTGCTTGCCAATGATGGACTTCGTGTTTTGGGTTTTGCCGAAAGTAACAAGTCGTTTGACCAAGAGCCACTGGATTTGATCTTTTGCGGAATGGTTGGTATGAAGGATCCACCAAGACCCAATGTTGGTAAATCTATTTCTATGTTGATGAAAGGAGGCGTCCACGTGATTATGATCACTGGTGACTCTCCATCCACGGCGTTGAACATAGCTAGACAAATTGGTATGCCGGTGACTGGACAACACTC
This DNA window, taken from Lodderomyces elongisporus chromosome 7, complete sequence, encodes the following:
- a CDS encoding uncharacterized protein (BUSCO:EOG09262FW1) — encoded protein: MLRIQRAMSSSTTVPNTFATKLLKVKPESIHFDLKNNGDSQVPRITDDETEANIKLAAKELLTTNNAIGFPTETVYGLAGSALSDESVKSIYRAKQRPADNPLIIHVSSLSQLQRKLLPANYEIPKIYHNLIEHFWPGPLTILLPNNSSNSNSNSSSNSNSNSNSNSSSNSSSSSNNKSPISSYVTANQDTFAVRMPAHPVARALIAISDLPLAAPSANSSTKPSPTLAQHVMHDLGGKIPIVLDGGACDVGVESTVVDGLSDPPMLLRPGGVSLEELKRVGGEEWKNVRVAKRTAGADESVKTPGMKYKHYSPDAKVVLFVNCGDGEDAIAKYLKANRVSVDGVEVGARGDLRDSKDSKQEGQGQKHLISANADTPKVALLKSRHFRDYKGIDVVRDLGSAGDDIARNLFKYLREVDEDEKVDLILIEGVEEVDEGLAIMNRLKKAAFEVIEG
- the PMR1 gene encoding High affinity Ca2+/Mn2+ P-type ATPase-like protein, which codes for MSSNPYDISPDQVKLPNRANVPSLKFCSKTIEETETELNTDAKLGLPAQEIINRRTIYGVNELSHKDEESLLFKFFSSFYQDPLILLLIGSSVISFIMGQTDDGISIFLAIVIVVTVGFVQEYRSEKSLEALNKLVPAEAHLTRNGNSTTVLASTLVPGDVVYFSTGDRIPADVRLTNAVYLTIDESNLTGENRPVQKNTDPVTMKDPPVTERTDIAFMGTLVREGHGSGIVVGIGTQTVFGTVFEMMSEIEKPKTPLQQAMDKLGKDLSIFSFAIIGIICLIGIFQGRSWLDMFQISVSLAVAAIPEGLPIIVTVTLALGVLRLAKQKAIVKRLPSVETLGSVNVICSDKTGTLTQNHMTVTKIWTTDFKGSFNSPFLVVEKLDDNTLHHQLTANMRKVLHCGNICNNSKYSAANERYVGNPSDIALLECLPHFGLEDIRGQTERMNELPFSSTRKYMAISVHTGDRAKADTYAKGATEKLLKHCNRYYDSNGHVQPITPDFMETVHEKSKLLANDGLRVLGFAESNKSFDQEPSDLIFCGMVGMKDPPRPNVGKSISMLMKGGVHVIMITGDSPSTALNIARQIGMPVTGQHSVMTGDQIDELKEESLSHAIHNVSVFARTTPEHKVKIVKALQRRGDIVAMTGDGVNDAPALKLADIGIAMGKNGTDVAKEAADMVLTDDDFSTILSAIEEGKGIFNNIQNFITFQLSTSIAALTLIALSTFFGLPNPLNAMQILWINILMDGPPAQSLGVEPVDHEVMNKPPRSRNDKILTSQLLKRVVQSAVMIIIGTLYIFIKEMKDGEVTARDTTMTFTCFVLFDMFNALACRHHSKSIFSMGMKNSMFNFAVFGSLLGQFCAVYVPFFQRIFQTEALSLGDILHLIGLCSSVFIVDEVRKWWVRRRTLYTNNYNVGV